The Corynebacterium callunae DSM 20147 genomic sequence GGCCGTCAAGATTTGCAGCTTTCCGCACTTGATGAGCTTGATCTTTTGCTATTGGAAGATGGTCACTGCCTACACGATCAGATTGTGGATTTGTGCCGTCGGGCAGAGATTAATCCAATTAGCTCTACTACCGCAGTCACTCGCGCTTCCAGCCTGACCACTGTGATGCAACTTGTTGTAGCAGGTCACGGCTCTACCTTGGTGCCTGTAAGCGCAGTGCCTTGGGAATGCACCCGCCCGGGGCTAGCAACCGCGAACTTTAGCAGTGACGTAACAGCTAACCGTCGAATGGGATTGGTTTATCGATCTTCTTCCTCCCGCGCTGAAGAATTTGAGCAATTTGCTCGGATTTTGCAACGCGCTTTTATGCGTTCCCTGGAGCATGCACGGGAAACAGGTATTGAGCTAAAGACAACATCACCTCTGGTCAACAGCATTTAGAAGCGTTAAGAGTTCAAGTAACGTCATAGGAAAAGAGAGTCTTTCCTACACTTTTACAGTGTGGGAAAGACTCTCTTTTTAGCGCTGTACTGATGCCCCTGATACGGGCCCTGCCCGATGCCGGTCTCCGCTCAGGCCCCGCTTTAGCTCCAGTCAATTGCGCGGAGCTGCAGGAATTACCCCGCCACTCATCTGACGGTAAAGGTGAGCACTTGTTAAGAAGTATGCCGGAGCCAGCACGATTAATCCGAGGAAAATTGTGAGGACACCGATAACAATCATGACAAATCCACCGAGGACCTGGAAGAGCAGCAATTTTGGATAGTTACGCGCTGCGTCTTTAAGGCCATGGCTAACGGCGCTTGCCGCAGAGTGCGTGCCATCAGCTGTATAAAAAGTCCAAAAGCTATACAAAGGGCTAATAAGCACCATAGCTAGCAGGCCAAAGAGCACGAGTCCAAGGCTTGAATTATTCACATCAATGGTGCTCAGCGTTTCATCTACTTTGATAGCTTCTGCCATTACGTTGGAAGTTAATCCTCCAACCACCAGACTGAATACGCCAAGCACAAAAATTAAAGTAACTGTTTGAGCTACATTTTTTGGCTTAAAGAAGTCCCCCAGCACAGTTTTGCGTCCATCAACAGAGACCAAAGCGCCCGCCAGCACTGCAATTGTTACCGCAGCGCTGACCACAAACATGATCACATTCGTCACGATATTAGGTGTGGAAAATAGATTATTTGCAGCTGCGCCAGTGGGGTCAAGAGAATAAGCAATAAATCCTGCAATTCCGCTTAGCAGAATAAAAAAGAGTCCAAGTGCAATGGTTCCCAAAAGCCAAATCGTGGGATTGGAAAAGACAGTTCTAAAGCCAAATTTCACAGCTCGCGTTAGATCTACGCGACCACTGCCCTTTTCCAATGGACCTTGGCCGGCACCTTCAAATCCCGCAGCGCCCCCGAAACTCTGATAACCTGCTGCCCCATTGCCTTGAGGGCCTTGGGAGCCTTGGGGATAAGGCGAGGTTCCGTAGTTTGGCGCAGATCCCTGGCTATAGCCCTGATATGGGTCTTGATTCTTCCACTGGCTCTGTCCTTGGCTTCCAGCTTGCCCATCAACTGGCCCCTCATAAGGCCGAAAACCGCCAGGTGCATCCTCCGGATGGGAGGTTGGTTCATATTTTGGGCGAGAACCTGCACTCCACTCATTTTGCCCAAAATGCTGAAAACCATCCTCATCAAAACGGTCCTCAGAGTCATCATGACCATTGCGTGCGCTGTTGTTATCTTCGCTCATGGTTTCTTAGATTCTCCCCTTGCTAAAACTCACCGGCCCATCGGCGCTGCGTTTCCGGTGCCAAAATCACTGAACGTTCAGTTATCCACCATACCTGCCCACCAGGCTACAGAGTCGTAGTATCTTTCCCGAGCTAGTAGAATATTCCCCTAGTCATGACTACTTCTGAATCCAGCCTCTCCAAGGCAGCACTGTACGAACTCCTCGAGGGAGTCTCCCTAAGCGACG encodes the following:
- a CDS encoding DUF2189 domain-containing protein → MSEDNNSARNGHDDSEDRFDEDGFQHFGQNEWSAGSRPKYEPTSHPEDAPGGFRPYEGPVDGQAGSQGQSQWKNQDPYQGYSQGSAPNYGTSPYPQGSQGPQGNGAAGYQSFGGAAGFEGAGQGPLEKGSGRVDLTRAVKFGFRTVFSNPTIWLLGTIALGLFFILLSGIAGFIAYSLDPTGAAANNLFSTPNIVTNVIMFVVSAAVTIAVLAGALVSVDGRKTVLGDFFKPKNVAQTVTLIFVLGVFSLVVGGLTSNVMAEAIKVDETLSTIDVNNSSLGLVLFGLLAMVLISPLYSFWTFYTADGTHSAASAVSHGLKDAARNYPKLLLFQVLGGFVMIVIGVLTIFLGLIVLAPAYFLTSAHLYRQMSGGVIPAAPRN